A genomic stretch from Chloroflexota bacterium includes:
- the cas4a gene encoding type I-A CRISPR-associated protein Cas4/Csa1, which translates to MYFASTEEQRWVQRGLLPDLRRQPVAEELRGWNWDRPPLRSIYDRPLGVYEVAGKYCPTGRDVFLRRVQQLKTVPNVGMREGQRLHRVVADVLTEAKRLIYVHGQASVPFLEALASGVRSRDEDDARPTEEDDLSATKVRAVRAFESRRIVERVEAVLARQPHIQADGLAMLALPVSVEMKLDGRFLGLSEHLAADGISFPDTAVLDLKFGLREPFHRLTTTGYALVLESLFERPVDVGCVVYARFMNGRIVVERDFHLIGDELRQMFVEERDEKVRLVAEELDPGLPAVCPRSCPYLRTCRPADQGRVEPLRGPMSANLVDAAQPEAVAAH; encoded by the coding sequence ATGTACTTCGCATCGACCGAGGAGCAGCGCTGGGTCCAGCGCGGGCTGTTGCCGGATCTGCGCCGACAGCCAGTTGCCGAGGAGCTGCGCGGCTGGAATTGGGACCGGCCGCCGCTGAGGTCGATCTACGACCGGCCCCTCGGCGTGTACGAGGTGGCCGGGAAGTACTGCCCGACGGGACGTGACGTCTTCTTGCGCCGTGTTCAGCAGTTGAAAACCGTTCCGAACGTGGGGATGCGCGAAGGGCAACGACTGCATCGAGTGGTGGCCGACGTGCTGACCGAAGCGAAGCGGCTCATCTACGTGCACGGTCAGGCCAGCGTCCCGTTCCTCGAGGCTCTCGCGAGTGGCGTGCGATCCCGTGATGAAGACGACGCCAGGCCAACCGAGGAAGATGACCTTTCGGCCACGAAGGTCCGAGCGGTTCGGGCGTTCGAGTCGCGCCGGATCGTCGAGCGCGTCGAGGCGGTACTGGCGCGCCAGCCGCACATCCAGGCCGACGGACTGGCGATGCTGGCGCTGCCGGTGAGCGTCGAGATGAAGCTCGACGGGCGGTTCCTCGGCCTGAGTGAGCACCTTGCGGCGGACGGCATCTCGTTTCCGGATACGGCCGTGCTGGATCTGAAGTTTGGGCTGAGGGAGCCGTTCCACCGTTTGACGACGACTGGGTACGCGTTGGTGCTGGAGAGCCTGTTCGAGCGGCCGGTCGATGTCGGGTGTGTAGTGTACGCCAGATTCATGAACGGACGTATCGTAGTCGAGCGAGATTTCCATCTCATCGGGGACGAGCTGCGCCAGATGTTCGTCGAGGAGCGTGACGAGAAGGTCCGACTGGTGGCTGAGGAGCTAGATCCGGGTCTGCCGGCCGTCTGTCCCCGGTCCTGCCCGTATCTGCGGACGTGCCGGCCGGCCGATCAGGGGCGTGTGGAGCCACTCCGGGGCCCGATGTCCGCAAACCTCGTCGATGCAGCGCAGCCGGAGGCAGTGGCGGCGCATTGA